The sequence ACGCTTTTAATATCCAATTAGATAACAAATAAACAACTACTGAATATTCAAAACACGGTATGTTTCTTTTTGTGCAAGCTTTCTCCTTGGCCTTGGTGGATCGTCATTCTCACTAAAATAGTCATGCTCTGCTTTTTCAGATCCATACTTGCACAAAAGACTAGCATATATCAGATGATGTTCTTAAGAATCAATACCCAAAGATGGAATGCCTAATCCCTTGCATAGATACTCAACATAGAAAACTACAAATACACCACAATCCCTGCATAACAAttactaatttaattaaaaagaccAATATACACGTATACGATAATGAAAACAACGAAAAGAAATGTAATACTTACAAACTTCCTAAATCTTTTTGTGCTATCTCGGATACGTATTCCACTTGAAATGGATCACGTTTGATCTTTCCTTTGTAGGATGCCAATGTAGTCCAGTTAGGTGGTACCTTTTGCTTAAAAAAATCACTATACTGAAGGTAAGTCAGAATCATTACAGCCAACTTCTCAATCACtcttgtttttgttctttttcgTGAAGAGGTCATTGAATCGTACACATGAATGCATTGATCCTTTAAATCAATGACTGTCAATAGCCAGTGAAAGGCACTAACACAGTTAATGGGTATAAAGAACTCATTAACCAGATGACAAGGATGGCCTGCGCGTGGACTAAACCCCTTGATGGTGTTAATCAATGACATCTCCATATCAGCAACCTCATCAGTCTTTGCAGACGCATCTTGAGTTGCAAAATCCTTACCAACGTCAGCTTTATAGTAATTTACATATGCCTTATCGATGTACACTTTGAAAAAGCAATCTGCTATAGTGTATCTGTTGATTGGAAAATTCTTGTTCTTATACTTCTTCCACAAGTGGTACATGATGACATCCACATACtattcaaaatacaataaaatggaATACATATTAGAGCAGGCAACTGTAATGATTAAAACTAAAAGAGATATAGATTAAATTCTTTATATATCTAAGGTAATTAGAGGGAAAATACaggaaattgaaatagaaaaaaatgaacaaGATACATATTCATATAGAATGATACATGTTTTGTTGTTATGTATCTAATACAAAATACATTCAGGCAAAAACATACCAAAAATATCTTTACTGTCAGGACATCATCAAGATTTGACAAATACAAGTTAATATTGCATGATCTTTAGCTTACACAATTATTCTAACTTAGGTAGTCAATGTAACAACCTCATGTGATAGTCTATAACACATCATCGTAGATATCACAAATTCGAAATGCATATCATACAGTCTGAAATAAATATACTAATGGAAATGTACTTTCACGATGTCACAAAGTTTGAATTTGGATGTCCATTATGAAAATATCTCATCATTCCAGCACTTGTTTTGTTGGTACATTAGGTAGAGCCAGTTATTGGATTTTGGAAAAGCAACTACGAAATCTTGTTGACAAAATCTAAGAtttagaatgagcaagtttgtgtctggggtgcCAGAAAGTATGGTTAAGAAGTGCAGAAcaatgatgttaattaaggatatggacatatccaggctcatggtccatgctcagcagatagaagaagCTAAGAATACGAAAAAATAGAAAGcgagagagaataagaaagaTAGAACAGATAGTTTCAATTTCACTCAACCTAAGTTAAAGGGTGGTAATTGTTCTCAATTTCTCCCAAAATCTTTGGTTCCAACTTCGTCCTCCACTAGTGCTCCGGTACCTAAGTTCAGAAACGGTAACAAGGGTAGagctccaggctctaaatctcagggtagtgtcagcagtgctcaaaCAAATCCCCTATGATATAAATGCGACAGAAATCATCAGAGTATctgcagggctggcagtgatgtttattttgggtgtggaaagccaggccatataatcagagattatcctcagccaggttctcagggtcagtataattgtccccagctcagttcggtcacctAAATCaccagggtgccgcttccagtgccaccagtgggcaacgcccaaataggttttatgcacttcaacctagacaagatcaggaaaattctcctgatgtggttactagaaCGTTACAGGTcttccatttatatttttattccttgCTAGAtacaggagcttctttgtctttcgCAACTTCTTATATAGACATTAACTTCGGAGTCAGTCTAGAAATCCTAGAAGAGCCTTTCTAAGTTTCTACacaagtgggtaaatctatcatatcctgatgggtatacaagaactatccgattatgatatctcaaaaagttatgtcattctcgacatagattggcactattcatgctatgcctcagttcaTTGTAGGAacagaattgttcatttttagtttccaaatgaatcaaTCCTTGAATCAAGAGGTAGTACCCCAACGCtgaagggtcagttgatttcataacttagagtgagaaaaatgatatccaagggatgcgtttatcatcttgtgtgagtgAAAGAATCTAGTTTAGAGACTCCCAATCTTGATTTAGTTTTGGTAATGAATTCtctgatgtgtttcctgaagatcttcttggagttctcCCATAAGGTAAatcgacttcaaaatagaccttcttccagacactcagcctatatctattccactatatagaatggcaccagataaacttagagagttaaaagaatagttaaagaaactattagataaggggttcatcagacctaacatttccccatagggtgcaccaatcttattcgtgcataagaaagacgattcCCTCAGattgtgtatagactaccatcagttgaacaaactaatagtcaagaataaatacccaattcctagaatcgatgacttgtttgaccaacttttgggcgtcagttacttttctaa is a genomic window of Capsicum annuum cultivar UCD-10X-F1 unplaced genomic scaffold, UCD10Xv1.1 ctg995, whole genome shotgun sequence containing:
- the LOC124895734 gene encoding uncharacterized protein LOC124895734, producing MYHLWKKYKNKNFPINRYTIADCFFKVYIDKAYVNYYKADVGKDFATQDASAKTDEVADMEMSLINTIKGFSPRAGHPCHLVNEFFIPINCVSAFHWLLTVIDLKDQCIHVYDSMTSSRKRTKTRVIEKLAVMILTYLQYSDFFKQKVPPNWTTLASYKGKIKRDPFQVEYVSEIAQKDLGSLDCGVFVVFYVEYLCKGLGIPSLGIDS